In Microcoleus sp. FACHB-68, the following are encoded in one genomic region:
- the ispD gene encoding 2-C-methyl-D-erythritol 4-phosphate cytidylyltransferase: MHLLIPAAGMGRRMGSDRNKLLLTLLGKPLIAWTLQAAEAADKISWIGIIGQPEDWPDFKAILATLSLQVPVEFVQGGATRQESVYNGLQALPADAERVLIHDGARCLATPELFDRCADALLDCTGLIAAVPVKDTIKVVEPATQVIQHTPDRRNLWAAQTPQGFDVKLLKQCHDRGQSEGWEVTDDAALFEMCGLPVRIVPGEETNLKVTTPVDLAIAEFILRQRLLKPE; the protein is encoded by the coding sequence GTGCATTTATTAATTCCAGCGGCAGGAATGGGACGCCGCATGGGGAGCGATCGGAATAAGCTTTTGCTAACTTTACTGGGCAAACCGTTAATTGCCTGGACGCTGCAAGCTGCTGAGGCTGCTGACAAAATTAGCTGGATTGGGATTATTGGTCAGCCAGAGGATTGGCCAGATTTTAAGGCGATTCTGGCAACGTTGTCGTTGCAGGTGCCGGTGGAGTTTGTTCAGGGTGGTGCGACGCGGCAAGAGTCGGTTTACAACGGGTTGCAAGCGCTGCCGGCAGATGCAGAACGGGTACTAATTCACGATGGGGCGCGGTGTTTGGCGACTCCTGAGTTATTTGATCGCTGTGCTGACGCCCTCCTCGATTGCACCGGCCTGATTGCGGCGGTGCCGGTGAAGGATACGATTAAGGTCGTCGAGCCGGCAACGCAAGTAATTCAGCACACACCGGATCGGCGGAATCTGTGGGCCGCCCAGACACCGCAGGGATTTGATGTCAAACTTCTTAAGCAGTGCCATGATCGCGGGCAAAGCGAAGGCTGGGAAGTAACCGATGATGCCGCTTTATTTGAAATGTGTGGCTTGCCGGTGCGAATTGTGCCGGGAGAAGAAACGAATTTGAAGGTCACAACGCCGGTGGATTTGGCCATTGCAGAATTTATCTTACGCCAGCGCCTGCTCAAGCCTGAGTAG
- a CDS encoding glycosyltransferase family 9 protein, which yields MRILALVPGGIGDQILFFPTLDDLKRSYPDAQIDVIVEPRAKGAYRVCKFFHDKSLQLIAFDFKDRNGLADWGNLLGIMRDREYEAVLSLGQRPSVGLLLWLTGIPQRIGYAGIGSPFLTNPVSLKTEQYAAQMYHDLLQGFGITTPCPELAVTLLKEDIQWAEQEQKKLGIQESGYVIVHGGSSQMALSKGLDKIYPAASWQKIIQDLQQRQPQLPVVVIQGPEDEALITQLVQSNPNLKLTVPADIGKLAAMIAGANLMLCTDSAPMHLAVAVQTYTIALFGPTDPQKLLPANDKFIGIKSPTGKMGDISPKMVLDKVWGS from the coding sequence ATGCGAATACTGGCACTTGTCCCCGGTGGAATTGGCGACCAAATACTCTTTTTCCCCACGCTGGACGACCTGAAGCGGTCTTACCCCGACGCTCAAATTGACGTGATTGTAGAACCTCGTGCGAAAGGAGCCTACCGCGTTTGTAAGTTTTTCCACGACAAGTCTCTTCAGCTAATTGCGTTCGACTTTAAAGATCGCAATGGACTGGCTGATTGGGGAAACCTGCTGGGCATCATGCGAGATCGCGAGTACGAAGCTGTGCTGTCTTTGGGACAGCGCCCCAGTGTGGGGTTACTGCTTTGGCTGACGGGAATTCCCCAGCGCATCGGCTACGCCGGCATCGGCAGTCCGTTTCTCACCAATCCTGTTTCTCTCAAAACTGAGCAATATGCAGCCCAGATGTATCACGATCTGCTGCAAGGGTTCGGCATTACCACTCCTTGTCCAGAGTTGGCTGTAACTTTGCTTAAGGAGGATATTCAGTGGGCGGAACAGGAACAGAAAAAGCTGGGAATTCAGGAAAGTGGCTATGTGATCGTTCACGGCGGTTCTAGCCAAATGGCCCTATCGAAAGGTCTTGACAAAATCTATCCTGCTGCAAGCTGGCAGAAGATTATTCAAGATTTGCAGCAGCGACAGCCGCAGTTGCCGGTAGTAGTGATTCAAGGGCCAGAGGATGAGGCGTTGATTACGCAGTTGGTACAGTCAAATCCCAATCTCAAACTGACTGTTCCAGCGGATATTGGAAAGTTGGCGGCGATGATTGCCGGCGCAAATTTGATGCTGTGTACTGACAGCGCACCGATGCACCTGGCTGTAGCCGTTCAAACTTATACGATTGCTTTGTTTGGCCCCACCGATCCGCAGAAATTGCTGCCGGCTAACGATAAATTTATCGGCATCAAATCTCCGACCGGCAAAATGGGGGATATTTCCCCGAAAATGGTGCTGGACAAAGTTTGGGGAAGCTAG